DNA from Salvelinus namaycush isolate Seneca chromosome 6, SaNama_1.0, whole genome shotgun sequence:
cacacacacacacacacacacacacacacacacacacacacacacactgactcatgacccccaagcacacacacaatttaTTAGTGACTCATCCAACAGTCATTTGAAAAAGAGGCCATAGTAGAGGTGCACTAGGGTCTCTGTgctgtgttgtttttgtattgcCGCTGAGTACATTCAAATTGATTAACCTTACAGTCTTTGTATAAAGGTGTAAAAGGCTTTAGGGTAGGGTATGTTTTGGGTGATTTCTCAAAACAGCAGATTGCATATCCAATGTACCAACATTTATCCAAAACACAATGTCAAAGCACCCATGCTCCTATTTCTAGTGCGATTAAAAATAGATTTAATGAGCACTTCAGTGATGCCTGATACAGTAAGTACTATCAAAGGATATAGGGCCTGTATTTCAAAGTCCCTTCACATCTTTCCTTTTACTTCTGATTCTCTCACTGAACCAAACTGAAACTAGATAGCCCCAACagtaatgttattttaatgggatCGAAGCAGCTTTCTCACAGTGAGTTTGTGGGCCTGTTTCCCAGTGTCCATGAGAAGTGTCCAGCGTCTTCCTTCCAAATGAGTTCTAAGGCTCTCCTAGATCCCCCTAAATGACTTTGTCAATCTACTGTTTGTTTTTGGATAATATCATTGATGTGTTTTACCAAAATCTACCACCTGCTCAACATTGAGACCTAAACCTTGGGAAAATAGCAATTACCACCTTTATGTTGAGGGACGTAATTTCATTGGGACCTGTTATTTTAAGATTTAGATGCAAATTGATCAGTCTGGGGTTTAATAGATGTGATTCCTATACTAATGTCTATGATTACTGTCTGATTTATGTATAATACAGTCTTTATAAGTTAGGTGTTATAGATTCAATTATTTAATCCTCTCTCTGGGTGTTTCAAATGGAGGAtaactacagtatgttgtattATCACCATTTGACTTGTTAGTAGACAACATCGGCCTGCAATTTTACAGAGATTTCCTTGTCACTTATGATGCGATCGAAATGGATTTTGCTGTGGAGGATGTGTTTAAAAAGTCAAGGCCGATGAAAGGGGAGATTTTATAGGAGAGGATCAGCCTTTGGGAGAAATGCCTTGATTTATCTGGCTTTCCTAGAATATCCTGCTACGAAATGATTCCCTGCAACATTGTAGTTGGCAGCACACTGCAGCTCCCTGCCAGACAAGTGGTGTTGCCAATCAAAAACCCCTGTCATGTGATATGATCTAATGCACTCaataaagtaactgtccagtgaaagtctcacttttaaaagttcatattctgttaactcatacccaaataatctTACTCATACCCGAATAATCTTGTTGACTCATCCAATACTCGCATTTGTGGCCAAAGCTTAAATTGGacaaaaaaacacttcaaaaaccccacctcaaacttctatctcaaacagaccatttaaaaaatgcttgctatttcctcatagagtaTGATGTCTGATtcctgaggaggatgagctggccaatcagtggtctaaaggaggatgagctggccaatcagcggtctagtcacattaatatttttaatgaccggtATATACCCACAACATTCTGTTGCTGAGGTACACCCACACAATTCCAACATGgtaaagctgctttttaacatacttaattacactttttggaaggaaaactattcCACTCATATTGTAACTAACTGttggtcatatttcatagaaatatgGAAACACTAGAAAGTTACTTTAAGAAATGGGCTGCCCCCTATTTATAAAAACAAACATTAGTTAACTGGAAAAGAGAAATACTATACATGAAGGATTATAATGCGTCACAAGTGTGATTTAAATTATTGTATCAGTCTGAAACATGTTGTTCATCAGACAAAATTGAGATGATTTGTCACCATACTCTACATCTTTCAGAAATATAACAAAAATACGTTTCCATCAATGGCATATATAATCTGTGGTAAATAAACCTTTATGGAACATTTGATATATGACACCTATGGAGACCGGATAAGAGGGGCACAACATCACATGAAATCAAAGTTTAAGCAGTTTAGAAGAAATACGGGTTTCACACGTGAGGGAAAAGGGACATTAAATCCCAGCTAATGCCCTACACTTAACTCTGCCTCTGACCCCTGACAACAACTCCGGAATAGAGGCGATAAAAAACAAACCCCCTAGTTCCCAAGAGACACCACTAGCACTTCAGATCACAGAGCCAGAGTGAGTGTGTACAACGACTGGAGCAGCGCATAGGCCTCTGCTAGATGTATCGCCACTAACACCATATGCTGGTGCAATCGTATCCTATAGGCTCAATTAGCTGTCGGTTGTTGCCAGGTTTTCTCGTTGTCCATATTGTTGGGGTTGTTCACAGTCAATATAGCCTTTGATCTCATCGGCAGCATCGAGGGCCAGGCTCATGCCAATGTCTTCTTCAGCTGTGCGCAATACAAACTCGGACGGGAATTCCGTGGCAGGTACTCGGGTGTTTTCTTAGGTGTGCGCGGTTCCCAGAGATAGAAGAGGACAAACGTTTTGACACGTTGTGAGAAATATCCACATTGTATCCTTGTAGGGTGTCAACAAACACAAAGCTCGAATAATTACTCCGACGACTGAAACAGGCAGCTCATCATGGCTATTCATCAGTGTTTGTTCTAGCTAGTCTCTCATGCGTAATTAGGCTATGCACATGTGGTTCGGGCGCCAGCGGCCTCTTTCGAGATGCAGCTTAAATAATGAATATAGCATGCTTATTAACATGTATTACAGGCCGAATGTTTTAAAAATGAACACAATTGTAATGCCAGATTTCTAATTTTATTGAGTAAAATTAATCAAAGACAGAATGCGATACAGGTATTTTAAGAGGGGCCTCAAAACTATACATTATTAGACATTATGAGACCTTTCTAGGTGCAACAATTATATGTACATGTTTAAATGTATAGGCCTATCTGTTTTGAATATAATTTGACATAATTAGGTTTTAATAGTGTATGTTTGGCTATGACAGTAAGCTATGTCTTGCAAATTATTCACGAATTGAAGCCCTCGTGTTAATTGCTCAATTACCTATTTTAATGAGCTTTAACAAACACGGACACCCCGTGTATGACACCTTCAATGATGAGTTAGGACCGGTTAGAGGAGTTACCGCTGCAATGTGAATGATCGGGATTTGAAATGTTACACCTCCCTTTGCAGCTGGGCTGCATCTGTAACGCTGCTATTTGTCTCAAGCATAAAATTGGCCTGCGAACTCTTGTACATGGTTCACCTCGTTGCTATTGCTCAGTTCTAGAAAACAAAACTAATCTCCATTATTATCACACTTACATATGTGTAAGATTTTGAGTGTTGGCTCATTGCAATATTAGTAGTATATATTTAAAAATTGGTATAGAAAAAGTACTATTTTGTCGGATCTGAGAGGTAAAGTTATTCCCCTATTTACCTGTTCAACTATTGGTGTTCACCAACCATTACCTTTACTCAGAATAGGTCTGTTTCTTACAGAAAAGGTTAATGTAGTGGTGTAATGAGTGGGAAAACACCAGGGAGTGCAGATGTGGGGAACTCTGCAGGGTATTGGGGGTGAGGGAGCGGGTGGGGCGGAGAGCTGAGCTAACCCCAGCCTGCCTGGGCCAATGGGGCATGGTAATTAGATCTGGCCAATGTGGGCCTTGGGCTCTGGACTGGGGGCATATAAGGGGGGCCCCATGGCAGCAGCCCCCTCATATCACTCAGAGGTCTCCTTTCTCACCCCACTGCTCTCCCAAAGCAGAGAGTTATTTCCTTCCTTTCTTCAACCATAACAACAGTCCAGCCATGGATGTCTTCTCCCCATCCCAGGTCTTCTATGACAGCGCCTGTGCCTCCTCGCCAGAGGACCTGGACTTCGGCCCCGGGGAACTGGACAGTTCAGAGGAGGACGAGCACGTCCGGGTCCCTGGGACTCCTCACCAGGCGGGTCACTGCCTTCAGTGGGCCTGCAAGGCCTGCAAGCGTAAGTCCAGCACAGTGGACCGGCGGCGGGCTGCCACCATGAGGGAACGACGCCGGCTGAAAAAGGTGAACCACGGCTTCGAGGCTCTGAGGCGCTGCACCTCAGCCAACCCCAGCCAGAGGCTGCCTAAGGTGGAGATCCTGCGCAACGCCATCCAGTACATCGAGAGCCTCCAGGAGCTGCTCCATGAGCATGTGGAGAACTACTACGGCCTTCCTGGGGAGAGCAGCTCAGAGCCTGGGAGCCCCTCGTCCAGCTGCTCCGACAGCATGGTGAGACTGAGACCAGACACACACGGACTCATATACAGCTTTTCTCACTGTCTCCTCATCTCTGTGCAGCACACAGAGGTTTTATCAGGTCCTGCTAGTTCAGTGTCTGCTGAAACGCTTTCCCTCTTTGGACTAATTCAGAGTACTCTATTTGCATGATGGATCACATTGCTGTTAGCCTCTGTCTTGTTGCATCTCCCAAGATCTTGAGTTAAAAAGCTTTTGTTTGGGACTCTAGCTTAGTAGCTTAATTTCCGATGTCTCTGAGCATGCATATTGTAATAATGTGATATTACAATGCCATATCTAATTTGCATTTAGAGTATCTCCCTGGATCTGAAGGGGAACAGGCTCACTTCAAATGTAGAATGTTTATTGAATAGACTTGCACTGATTGTGCTGTTGGGGGATCCCAATTACAATGTTCCCTTGTGCATTTCATCTTCTTTGGCTGCATCATTAATGCAAACAGCTCTTTTGCAGTGTTATATATGCATGATGCTTTATGTTTCACCTGGAAATGCTATCCCTTTTTTTATTGGTGTGTTTGGTGCATGTACATTACCCCAGTGCATGCATGATACCTTCTCAGTTGGCCAGTCAAGATTAGAATCAGCTCTATAAAACAGTGGTTAAAAGGTGATGCAATGCTAAATAATAGAATGGATCTTTATGATGGTGGATGGAGTAATGGCTTTCCCACCGCTGGACACGTTATAGCCTAATAAACCCTGCTAAATCCACCTTACTGAAGTCTGGCAGGAAAGACTGTGCTTTTCTGCATTCCATCCTGACTGCATGTTCTCCGCCGCTGCCAGGATTTTCTGCAGATTTACTGGGAGAAAGTGT
Protein-coding regions in this window:
- the LOC120049377 gene encoding myogenic factor 5-like, giving the protein MDVFSPSQVFYDSACASSPEDLDFGPGELDSSEEDEHVRVPGTPHQAGHCLQWACKACKRKSSTVDRRRAATMRERRRLKKVNHGFEALRRCTSANPSQRLPKVEILRNAIQYIESLQELLHEHVENYYGLPGESSSEPGSPSSSCSDSMVDCNSPVVWPQMNTSYGNNYSYTKNVSSGERGAGASSLACLSSIVDRLSSVDASAPAGLRDMLTFSPSSTDSQPCTPESPGTRPVYHVL